In Chitinophaga nivalis, a single genomic region encodes these proteins:
- a CDS encoding class I lanthipeptide: MKTKKIILSRKLFLSKATVLVLHANQQRAVAGGAWTTVQLPCDRTVNLPITVLSAEAPLQHCKCCAS; this comes from the coding sequence ATGAAAACGAAAAAAATTATCCTGAGCAGAAAGCTGTTTTTATCGAAAGCAACTGTGCTGGTACTGCATGCGAATCAGCAACGAGCCGTTGCCGGTGGGGCATGGACCACAGTTCAGCTGCCATGCGACAGAACTGTTAATCTGCCGATCACCGTGCTTTCCGCAGAGGCTCCGCTGCAGCATTGCAAGTGCTGTGCTTCCTGA
- a CDS encoding class I lanthipeptide has protein sequence MKKMKVDLNKKLFLNKSTVVSLSSDMQQQLAGGVRTMDVLCTVTINPRTKLSRQAPRPDCLCCADPVVDTTIIHTIAQ, from the coding sequence ATGAAAAAAATGAAAGTTGATCTGAACAAAAAATTGTTCCTGAACAAATCTACCGTTGTATCCCTGAGTAGTGATATGCAACAACAGCTGGCAGGCGGTGTCAGAACAATGGATGTCCTTTGTACGGTAACCATTAATCCCAGAACAAAGTTATCCAGACAAGCTCCCAGGCCGGATTGCCTTTGCTGCGCTGATCCTGTTGTTGATACGACTATCATTCATACCATTGCGCAGTAA
- a CDS encoding class I lanthipeptide yields the protein MKKMKVDLNKKLFLNKATVVSLSSDVQQQIAGGIITLDASCTVTINPRTVASRQAPKPQCRCCVDPIRDNIVIHTIAQ from the coding sequence ATGAAAAAAATGAAAGTTGACCTGAACAAAAAATTGTTCCTGAACAAAGCTACCGTTGTATCCCTGAGTAGTGATGTGCAGCAACAGATAGCGGGCGGTATCATAACACTGGATGCCTCCTGTACCGTAACCATCAACCCACGCACAGTGGCGTCCAGACAAGCTCCAAAGCCGCAATGTCGTTGCTGCGTGGATCCAATCCGTGATAACATCGTCATTCATACCATTGCGCAGTAA
- a CDS encoding class I lanthipeptide produces the protein MKKMKFDLNKKLFLNKATVASLSDVMQQQVAGGARVTQDFACGVTINLPRTKLSRQAPRPDCLCCADIDPSVITPTIVPTIAQ, from the coding sequence ATGAAAAAAATGAAATTTGACCTGAACAAAAAATTATTCCTGAACAAAGCTACGGTTGCATCCCTGAGTGATGTCATGCAACAACAGGTAGCGGGTGGCGCCCGGGTTACCCAGGATTTTGCGTGTGGTGTAACCATCAACCTGCCCAGAACAAAATTATCCAGACAAGCCCCAAGACCGGATTGCCTTTGCTGCGCGGATATTGATCCATCTGTCATCACGCCAACCATTGTGCCTACCATCGCGCAGTAA
- a CDS encoding class I lanthipeptide has product MKKIKLSCRKKLLLNKVTIAALNGEKQRYILGGKRMDLKETSPYECITLVPISQYNSCECPTALDVCRESVDICIEPISGNKTCIQ; this is encoded by the coding sequence ATGAAGAAGATAAAATTATCCTGTCGTAAAAAACTGTTGCTGAATAAAGTAACCATTGCTGCGCTGAATGGAGAAAAGCAGCGTTACATCCTGGGCGGAAAGCGGATGGACCTGAAAGAGACCAGCCCTTACGAATGTATTACGCTGGTACCCATTTCCCAGTATAATAGCTGTGAGTGTCCGACTGCGTTGGATGTCTGCCGGGAAAGCGTAGATATCTGCATTGAACCAATTAGTGGCAATAAAACATGTATTCAGTAA
- a CDS encoding class I lanthipeptide, with product MKKTKVDLNKKLFLSKATVVSLNEVMQQQVAGGAATILLPKTKLSRQSPGGPHCICCADPTQP from the coding sequence ATGAAAAAAACGAAAGTTGACCTGAACAAAAAATTGTTCCTGAGCAAAGCAACCGTGGTATCCCTGAATGAGGTGATGCAACAACAGGTAGCTGGTGGGGCTGCCACCATCCTCCTGCCCAAAACAAAATTATCCAGACAATCGCCCGGAGGACCTCACTGTATTTGCTGTGCAGATCCTACTCAACCGTAA
- a CDS encoding class I lanthipeptide, whose protein sequence is MKKKKISFSKKLMLDKATIASLNGEKQFDILGGLAETGSHPHGCFPGITRFNSCECTSIIVVCQESVDICIAVGDR, encoded by the coding sequence ATGAAGAAGAAAAAAATATCCTTTTCAAAAAAACTCATGCTGGATAAAGCAACGATTGCTTCACTGAACGGCGAAAAACAATTCGACATTCTGGGCGGCCTGGCCGAAACGGGTTCTCATCCACACGGGTGTTTTCCTGGCATCACCAGGTTTAACAGCTGCGAGTGTACGAGTATAATCGTTGTTTGTCAGGAAAGCGTCGATATCTGCATTGCGGTTGGCGACAGATAA
- a CDS encoding class I lanthipeptide, with protein MKKKKFVLGKKLFLHKATLVALNGSQQIEIAGGIRTVTVPGTCCMGPFSLQQDTCKCPPPPTIIMTCDCWSAGNSCPYTNHNVCNNC; from the coding sequence ATGAAAAAGAAAAAATTTGTACTCGGAAAAAAGTTGTTCCTGCATAAGGCTACTTTGGTAGCATTGAATGGAAGCCAGCAGATAGAAATAGCTGGTGGTATCAGAACCGTCACGGTACCCGGTACTTGTTGCATGGGGCCTTTTTCACTACAACAAGACACCTGTAAATGCCCTCCTCCGCCAACTATTATCATGACCTGTGATTGCTGGTCTGCTGGTAACAGCTGTCCGTATACCAATCACAATGTTTGTAATAACTGTTAA
- a CDS encoding class I lanthipeptide, with protein MKSKKIALNKKLFLNKGTVTTLNVSAQEHIAGGYPPSRKFTNLSRAMVKAECLCCTV; from the coding sequence ATGAAAAGTAAAAAAATTGCTTTGAACAAAAAGCTGTTCCTGAACAAGGGAACCGTGACTACCCTTAATGTATCCGCACAGGAACATATTGCAGGTGGTTATCCGCCCAGCCGGAAGTTCACCAATCTTTCGAGAGCGATGGTGAAAGCAGAATGTTTGTGCTGCACCGTTTAA
- a CDS encoding class I lanthipeptide, with protein MKKTSLQLDRKLFLQRETVAVLESNPQRSIAEGPQAISAPFETAFSMKSPAKCLPCCKMPITMGGECSN; from the coding sequence ATGAAAAAGACAAGTCTTCAATTAGACCGAAAACTTTTCCTGCAGAGAGAAACCGTAGCAGTATTGGAAAGTAACCCGCAAAGAAGCATTGCAGAAGGGCCTCAGGCTATCAGTGCGCCCTTTGAGACGGCGTTCTCTATGAAGTCGCCTGCGAAATGTTTGCCTTGTTGCAAGATGCCCATTACCATGGGAGGGGAGTGCTCTAACTGA
- a CDS encoding class I lanthipeptide: MKKKITLNKKLFLNKATVVALNQQQQLTLDGGRPWTFDAGCGGTFDATCATVRPGEQHCRFCENETINC; this comes from the coding sequence ATGAAAAAGAAGATCACACTGAACAAGAAACTATTTTTAAACAAAGCTACTGTTGTTGCACTGAATCAACAGCAGCAGTTAACACTCGACGGTGGCCGTCCCTGGACATTCGATGCGGGTTGCGGCGGAACTTTTGATGCTACCTGCGCCACTGTACGGCCCGGTGAACAACATTGCCGCTTTTGTGAAAATGAAACAATAAATTGTTAA
- a CDS encoding class I lanthipeptide, translated as MKKKKIAFSKKLFLDKVAIIELNQRQQQHMAGGRTVGVICISGEETCAGYGQTCATVQSHTRPCEICPL; from the coding sequence ATGAAAAAGAAAAAAATTGCTTTCAGCAAAAAACTGTTTCTCGATAAGGTAGCCATCATTGAGCTGAACCAACGTCAACAACAACACATGGCCGGTGGTAGAACCGTTGGCGTGATTTGTATCTCAGGTGAGGAAACCTGTGCAGGCTACGGCCAAACCTGTGCTACTGTACAATCCCACACCAGACCCTGCGAAATTTGTCCGCTGTAA
- a CDS encoding class I lanthipeptide: MKKKKIVLDRKLLLSKATIANLGKSQQTALAGGTGPSEMCSYGITCFGGGDTCATFQQGSPDCRFCN; encoded by the coding sequence ATGAAAAAGAAGAAAATTGTTCTTGACAGGAAATTACTGTTATCCAAAGCCACTATTGCCAACCTGGGTAAGTCTCAGCAAACAGCGCTGGCAGGTGGAACAGGTCCCAGTGAGATGTGCTCTTATGGGATCACCTGCTTTGGAGGTGGTGATACCTGTGCTACTTTTCAGCAGGGATCTCCCGACTGTCGCTTCTGCAACTAA
- a CDS encoding class I lanthipeptide: MKKKQITLDKKLFLSKAAIASLSSTHQLSVEGGVNVSGAIRCFTRDLTCATVRPGERLCRMCEAQ; this comes from the coding sequence ATGAAAAAGAAACAAATCACACTGGACAAAAAATTGTTCCTTAGCAAAGCTGCCATTGCATCTCTCAGCAGCACGCATCAGCTGTCTGTAGAAGGCGGAGTAAACGTATCTGGTGCTATTCGCTGTTTCACCCGGGACTTAACCTGCGCCACGGTTCGTCCGGGCGAAAGATTATGCCGTATGTGTGAGGCGCAATAA
- a CDS encoding class I lanthipeptide: MKKKEIVLDKKLFLNKASIASLSNTQQRFLEGGLPETIDHRCFTWKTTCATIPPGQRICRMCD, encoded by the coding sequence ATGAAAAAGAAAGAAATCGTACTGGACAAAAAACTTTTCCTCAACAAAGCCTCCATTGCGTCACTGAGCAACACCCAGCAACGTTTCCTGGAAGGCGGCCTGCCGGAAACCATCGACCATCGTTGCTTTACCTGGAAAACAACCTGCGCTACAATTCCTCCGGGCCAGAGAATATGTCGTATGTGTGATTAG
- a CDS encoding class I lanthipeptide, giving the protein MKRKQISLSKKLFLDKSRIAALNADQQLRLEGGAISPDGRVAITDVTWCGINCFWTKLVGVSCPRICTI; this is encoded by the coding sequence ATGAAAAGAAAACAAATTTCTCTCAGCAAAAAGCTTTTCCTGGATAAAAGCAGGATAGCAGCATTGAATGCAGACCAGCAGCTCCGGTTGGAAGGCGGGGCTATTTCGCCCGATGGGAGGGTGGCCATCACGGATGTCACCTGGTGCGGAATAAACTGCTTCTGGACCAAATTGGTAGGGGTTTCCTGCCCAAGAATCTGTACAATATAA
- a CDS encoding class I lanthipeptide translates to MKRKQISLSKKLFLDKTRIAALNADQQLRLEGGAISPDGRVTAEVTICEINCLWTKLIGITCRVLCTV, encoded by the coding sequence ATGAAAAGAAAGCAAATTTCCCTCAGCAAAAAGCTTTTCCTGGATAAGACCAGGATAGCAGCATTGAATGCAGACCAGCAGCTCCGGTTGGAAGGCGGAGCTATTTCGCCCGATGGGAGAGTAACCGCAGAGGTCACCATATGCGAAATAAACTGCCTCTGGACCAAATTAATAGGAATTACTTGCAGAGTGCTCTGTACAGTATAA
- a CDS encoding class I lanthipeptide → MKKKQISLDKKLFLDKHRIAELNTDQQLVLEGGAVAPNEKAGGMSFSMTCFATICIHSKVAGTCRTSNCTIF, encoded by the coding sequence ATGAAAAAGAAGCAAATTTCCCTCGATAAAAAGCTTTTCCTGGATAAGCACAGGATAGCAGAATTGAATACAGACCAGCAGCTTGTGCTGGAAGGAGGAGCTGTGGCGCCCAATGAGAAGGCGGGCGGGATGTCCTTTAGTATGACCTGTTTTGCGACCATCTGTATTCATAGTAAGGTGGCAGGTACCTGCAGAACCAGCAACTGTACCATATTCTAG
- a CDS encoding class I lanthipeptide, with translation MKRTKIPLSKKLFLDRNRIAALNVTQQLQLEGGAPGRRAAATLPDWLCNYTSLMGPCPSRNGQC, from the coding sequence ATGAAACGCACAAAAATTCCCCTCAGTAAAAAACTTTTCCTGGACAGAAACAGGATTGCTGCCTTGAATGTAACCCAGCAACTGCAGCTGGAAGGAGGCGCCCCCGGACGCCGCGCTGCCGCCACCCTGCCGGATTGGCTTTGTAACTATACAAGCCTGATGGGGCCATGCCCCAGCCGTAACGGGCAATGTTAA
- a CDS encoding class I lanthipeptide has protein sequence MKRKQISLNKKLFLGKVRIAELNNAQQLILQGGIPPLTKGVGCFSAECTTIGTTCATKRPGGNLCIHCNEP, from the coding sequence ATGAAAAGAAAACAAATTTCACTCAACAAAAAGCTATTCCTGGGTAAAGTCAGGATTGCGGAATTAAACAACGCCCAACAATTAATACTGCAGGGAGGAATCCCTCCACTGACCAAAGGGGTGGGTTGTTTTTCTGCGGAATGTACCACGATTGGTACTACCTGCGCCACTAAAAGACCGGGCGGCAATCTGTGTATTCACTGCAATGAACCCTGA
- a CDS encoding class I lanthipeptide: MKKKKMQLDRKLFLHKSTIAALNKEQQLLLEGGVDRPTRPPLCGTINNTCPTRPVGQVACRPCFEPTEP; this comes from the coding sequence ATGAAAAAGAAAAAAATGCAACTCGACAGGAAGCTGTTCCTGCACAAATCTACTATTGCAGCACTCAACAAGGAGCAACAGTTGTTGCTGGAGGGAGGAGTAGACCGACCTACCCGCCCGCCACTTTGCGGTACCATCAACAATACCTGTCCGACCAGGCCTGTCGGTCAGGTAGCTTGCCGGCCTTGTTTTGAACCCACAGAACCTTGA
- a CDS encoding class I lanthipeptide: protein MKKKVITLEKKLFLSKTAIAALQVAEQQAVQGGVTIMICTTDGTRRPTACTAGGPGEPCC from the coding sequence ATGAAAAAGAAGGTCATTACATTGGAGAAAAAATTATTCCTGAGCAAAACAGCTATTGCTGCGTTACAGGTAGCAGAACAACAGGCCGTACAGGGCGGTGTAACCATAATGATCTGTACAACCGATGGTACCCGGCGTCCTACTGCCTGTACTGCCGGAGGTCCTGGCGAACCTTGCTGTTAA
- a CDS encoding class I lanthipeptide produces MKKKKIALDKHLFLDQTTITALHADEQQHLAGGWLTKTVA; encoded by the coding sequence ATGAAGAAGAAAAAAATCGCGTTAGATAAACATTTGTTCCTGGACCAAACCACTATTACCGCTTTACATGCGGATGAACAACAACACTTAGCCGGCGGATGGCTGACCAAAACAGTTGCCTGA
- a CDS encoding class I lanthipeptide, with the protein MKKKQVILSKKLFLYKSPVAALSTEQQDQLKGGVTGTICPGGTKAISECRATSPRPGQLCCQIW; encoded by the coding sequence ATGAAAAAGAAACAAGTTATCCTTAGCAAAAAATTATTCCTGTACAAATCACCTGTTGCTGCATTGAGCACTGAACAACAGGATCAGTTGAAAGGTGGTGTTACCGGTACCATTTGCCCCGGCGGTACAAAAGCCATCTCAGAATGTCGCGCTACCAGCCCCAGACCAGGTCAGCTTTGCTGCCAGATATGGTAA
- a CDS encoding lanthionine synthetase LanC family protein, translating to MKPNEIQATIYKDMVAMLQQKSYGQEYADSLFKGPWGALFYLFYYEQYVDDTENHAATFMEKLYEELDTEKNYAYSYCTGLTGPFWLLHHLNKHEFVDIDMDYLIPDFITAAILDSEAHIYSKNFDFLHGSAGICNLLVAYADRPEVRTHLEKFVAGLMDISVMTEKGRSLPVFFMMEVKADTGVDSFSLAHGSCSLLILLLKIHQAGIATDTCRQLVYESIPFIMNHKNEVKEDGTTALYPGILDGESDYSRLSWCYGDFNVALALWYCGKYFQEEKWKQEALDIMHYSIKRDTDTTAGIVDTCLCHGSGGIAAFYRKFWYETNDIAFYHSAEHWHNITLDKLVFSEEANVHGVRAWQGKDKQWEYCWDLLDGSCGVGLALLSHDQQEPLPWDEFLLLS from the coding sequence ATGAAGCCAAATGAAATACAAGCCACGATCTACAAAGATATGGTGGCCATGTTGCAACAAAAAAGTTATGGCCAGGAATATGCCGACAGCCTGTTTAAAGGCCCCTGGGGCGCTTTGTTTTACCTCTTCTACTATGAGCAATATGTGGACGACACCGAAAATCATGCGGCAACATTCATGGAAAAACTCTACGAAGAGCTGGATACAGAAAAAAATTATGCCTATTCCTACTGTACCGGTCTTACCGGCCCGTTCTGGCTGTTGCACCACCTGAACAAACACGAGTTTGTTGATATCGATATGGATTATCTGATCCCCGATTTTATTACCGCTGCCATCCTCGACAGCGAAGCCCATATCTATAGTAAAAACTTTGACTTCCTGCATGGCAGCGCCGGCATATGCAATCTACTGGTTGCCTACGCCGACCGTCCGGAAGTACGCACGCATCTTGAAAAGTTTGTTGCCGGTTTGATGGATATCAGTGTGATGACAGAAAAGGGCAGGAGCCTGCCGGTATTTTTTATGATGGAAGTAAAGGCAGATACAGGAGTGGACTCTTTCAGTCTCGCACATGGTAGTTGTTCGCTGTTGATCCTGTTGCTGAAAATACATCAGGCAGGTATTGCCACTGATACCTGCCGGCAGTTGGTTTATGAAAGCATTCCGTTTATCATGAACCATAAAAATGAAGTGAAAGAAGATGGCACTACAGCATTGTATCCCGGTATCCTCGACGGGGAATCTGACTACAGCCGGCTTTCCTGGTGCTATGGCGACTTCAACGTAGCGCTGGCATTATGGTATTGCGGGAAATATTTCCAGGAAGAAAAATGGAAACAGGAAGCCCTGGATATTATGCATTACAGCATTAAAAGAGATACCGATACAACAGCGGGTATTGTAGATACCTGCCTGTGTCACGGCTCGGGTGGGATCGCCGCCTTTTACAGAAAGTTCTGGTATGAAACCAACGATATCGCATTTTATCACAGTGCCGAACATTGGCATAACATTACTTTGGATAAACTCGTTTTTTCAGAAGAGGCCAATGTACACGGTGTACGCGCCTGGCAAGGAAAAGATAAGCAATGGGAATACTGCTGGGATCTGCTGGATGGCAGTTGCGGCGTAGGACTGGCGCTGTTGTCACATGACCAACAGGAGCCACTGCCCTGGGATGAATTTCTCCTGCTTTCCTGA
- a CDS encoding lantibiotic dehydratase has product MALSHTGFFLLRTPLYPIGKYKEVVQAGLRDLIAQNPLFSYALYIGSKDLVNELDRFINEPAEFNEKKIAKLRKSLYKYWVRACTRSTPYGLFAGCTLGTIGAETALVLKDQQQARQQVRLDMDYYTRICNHIRELPAVNSELKYYINNSLYKIGDKYRYAEYIINNNRRKYLLTSIADSVFIEKIIRCTADGLTMDAIVRLILEEDDTISEEEATAFTGELVAAQILIPETEPKITGEDNLGFLINRLTSIAEATALRDELIGLASLFEKQDFELSRLSEIHARCEAAFPLTLPKDLLQIDLFKTAEKCTLSEPLMDTIVTQLNNLLALCHGYASGGGELSSFATRFSEQYESQEIPLNMALDGETGIGYGTGIENAFHAPFVEDVATGGQQGATTVTWSPIQALALDKYEQFLRENLSVVTISDEDLKKIGDAKTIKFTESCYLFGHLLSSSPEAAATGDFYFTMQSMGGPSAANLLGRFCSGDTALAEKVKTILEEEAAAYPDAILAEIVHFPEARAGNVLIRPALRAYEIPYVGVSGTDPEFQIPISDLMVSVKQNEIILRSKRLNKRIIPRLSSAHNYSFNSLPIYKFLCDLQHQGAKGGLFWDWGVLGNRGRMPRVVYKNIVLSRASWSFGKAEIEKAGDNPEKQREAIDEFRKRQQLPEKVVIAEADNELFLDLTLPDSIRILIDYVNKSGSVQLKEFMFDEKEGIIRDEQQQVYANEILIPLRFTPTTTRQTAAPFREKGVSSGQLIRSFAPGSEWMYVKIYCGYAVAEELLSGYFAEKIPAWQEEGLFEQFFFIRYADPKPHIRMRFLNKTHHVGNDVILRRLYEDLHQYLLNGQVKKIQCDTYDREIERYGATTMEMSETVFYADSLAVLEILSMLEGAEGEMYRWKIAMRGVDMLLDDFNLPLQQKKQVLSDLQKGYTEEFGGPKLLHKQLNDKYRKHQKEIASFMNPEDDETNEIAEVINLYRQRSDMTSEAIAAIREAMRAEEEGGYKLSSLIMSYIHMFLNRIFVAKQRKHELVLYHFLEKFYLSQIALVELAK; this is encoded by the coding sequence ATGGCATTGTCACATACAGGATTTTTTTTATTAAGAACGCCGCTTTATCCAATAGGTAAATACAAAGAAGTGGTACAGGCAGGTTTGCGGGATTTAATTGCACAGAATCCTTTGTTTTCCTATGCCCTTTACATCGGTTCCAAAGACCTGGTCAATGAACTGGATCGTTTTATCAACGAGCCTGCAGAGTTCAATGAGAAAAAGATTGCGAAGCTTAGAAAATCATTATATAAATATTGGGTACGGGCCTGTACCCGTAGCACCCCTTATGGTTTGTTTGCCGGTTGTACCCTGGGCACAATCGGAGCAGAAACAGCCCTGGTACTGAAAGACCAGCAACAGGCCCGGCAGCAGGTGCGGTTGGATATGGACTATTACACCCGCATCTGTAACCATATCCGGGAACTGCCTGCCGTCAACAGCGAACTCAAATACTATATCAATAACAGCCTGTATAAAATCGGTGATAAATACCGCTATGCAGAATATATCATCAATAATAACCGCCGTAAGTACCTGCTGACTTCCATTGCAGATTCGGTATTTATTGAAAAGATTATCCGGTGTACCGCAGATGGACTTACCATGGACGCTATTGTACGGCTTATCCTGGAAGAAGATGATACCATCAGCGAGGAAGAAGCCACTGCTTTCACCGGAGAGCTGGTAGCTGCCCAGATCCTGATTCCCGAAACAGAACCGAAAATTACCGGTGAAGATAACCTGGGGTTCCTGATCAACCGGCTCACTTCCATTGCCGAAGCAACGGCGCTGCGGGATGAACTGATCGGATTGGCAAGCTTGTTTGAAAAACAAGACTTTGAACTGAGCCGCTTGTCGGAGATACATGCCCGCTGTGAAGCGGCTTTCCCGCTTACACTGCCCAAAGACCTGCTGCAGATAGACTTGTTCAAAACAGCGGAGAAATGTACCCTCAGCGAGCCGCTGATGGATACGATTGTGACCCAGTTAAACAATCTGCTGGCCCTGTGTCATGGATACGCTTCGGGCGGCGGGGAACTGAGCAGCTTTGCTACCCGGTTCAGTGAACAATATGAATCGCAGGAGATTCCCCTGAATATGGCACTCGACGGCGAAACAGGTATTGGATATGGTACCGGTATTGAAAATGCCTTTCATGCGCCTTTCGTGGAAGATGTAGCTACCGGCGGACAACAGGGGGCCACTACGGTCACCTGGTCGCCTATACAGGCACTGGCGCTCGATAAATATGAACAGTTCCTCCGGGAAAACCTGTCTGTTGTGACCATTTCAGATGAAGACCTGAAAAAAATCGGCGACGCCAAAACCATTAAATTCACAGAAAGTTGTTACCTGTTCGGACATCTGCTGTCGTCTTCGCCGGAAGCTGCCGCCACAGGCGACTTTTACTTTACGATGCAGTCGATGGGAGGCCCTTCTGCGGCGAACCTCCTGGGACGCTTCTGTAGTGGCGATACCGCCCTCGCAGAAAAAGTGAAAACCATCCTGGAGGAAGAAGCTGCCGCCTACCCGGATGCTATCCTGGCAGAAATTGTACACTTCCCGGAAGCCAGGGCAGGTAACGTATTGATACGCCCGGCACTGCGGGCCTACGAAATACCTTATGTAGGTGTTTCCGGTACGGATCCGGAGTTCCAGATACCGATATCTGACCTCATGGTATCAGTAAAACAAAACGAAATTATCCTGCGCAGCAAACGCCTGAACAAGCGGATTATTCCCCGTTTGAGTTCTGCGCATAACTATAGCTTCAACAGCTTGCCCATCTATAAATTCCTCTGCGATCTGCAGCATCAGGGGGCTAAAGGCGGTCTTTTCTGGGATTGGGGGGTACTCGGCAACCGGGGCCGTATGCCACGGGTAGTATATAAAAATATTGTCCTCAGCCGGGCTTCCTGGAGCTTTGGAAAGGCCGAAATAGAGAAAGCAGGAGATAACCCGGAAAAGCAACGGGAGGCCATAGACGAGTTCCGTAAGCGGCAACAGCTGCCGGAAAAGGTGGTCATCGCAGAAGCAGATAATGAACTGTTCCTCGATTTAACCCTGCCCGATAGTATCCGCATCCTGATAGACTATGTCAATAAATCAGGTTCAGTACAGTTGAAGGAATTTATGTTTGACGAAAAAGAGGGTATTATCCGCGATGAACAGCAACAGGTGTATGCCAATGAAATCCTGATACCACTCCGTTTTACACCCACCACTACCCGTCAGACTGCTGCGCCGTTCAGGGAAAAAGGTGTATCTTCCGGGCAGCTCATACGTAGCTTTGCCCCGGGCAGTGAATGGATGTATGTGAAAATATATTGTGGTTATGCGGTAGCAGAAGAATTATTATCCGGTTACTTTGCAGAGAAAATTCCGGCATGGCAGGAAGAAGGTTTGTTTGAACAGTTTTTCTTTATCCGTTATGCAGACCCGAAACCCCATATCCGGATGAGATTTCTGAATAAAACCCATCACGTCGGTAATGATGTGATCCTGCGCCGCCTGTATGAAGACCTGCATCAATACCTGCTGAACGGCCAGGTGAAGAAAATACAGTGCGATACCTACGACCGGGAAATTGAACGCTACGGAGCTACCACCATGGAGATGAGTGAAACGGTTTTTTATGCAGACAGTCTCGCAGTGCTGGAAATCTTAAGTATGCTGGAAGGTGCGGAAGGAGAAATGTATCGCTGGAAGATCGCTATGCGCGGAGTAGATATGTTACTGGATGATTTTAACCTGCCCCTGCAGCAGAAAAAACAAGTACTATCGGACCTGCAGAAAGGATATACCGAAGAATTCGGCGGACCAAAATTATTACATAAACAGTTAAACGATAAATACAGAAAGCACCAGAAAGAGATTGCTTCCTTTATGAACCCGGAAGACGACGAAACCAATGAAATAGCAGAAGTGATCAACCTTTACCGGCAACGTAGCGACATGACCAGCGAGGCTATTGCGGCTATCCGGGAAGCCATGCGTGCGGAAGAGGAAGGTGGCTATAAATTATCCAGCCTGATCATGAGTTACATCCACATGTTCCTCAACAGGATTTTTGTAGCCAAACAACGCAAGCATGAACTGGTGTTGTATCATTTCCTGGAGAAATTTTATTTATCACAAATTGCCCTGGTAGAATTAGCAAAATAA